Part of the Kitasatospora sp. NBC_00374 genome is shown below.
GCGTAGGAGGCCGCCGTGCCGATCCGCGCCATCACCTTTCACATCGTCACCTGCGACGTCTGCGGCGACGAGGACGCCGACGAAGTCCTCCCCCTCTTCGACACCCCCGAGATCGCCGCCCACAACGCCCGCCGGTGCGGCTGGCTCCTCACCGCCGACCGGCGCGCCATCTGCCCCGACAACGACCACCAGCACCGCGCCGCCCTCGACCAGCTCATGCCGCCCGAGCCCCACATTGAGATCGACGGCCAGCTGCCGTTCAACCCCGACCCGACCACCTGACCAGCCGGCCCCGGGGTGACCCACCCGGCCCGCCCCGGGGCCCCGCCGGAAGGAGACCCATGACCGCAAACCTGCTGCTGACCGCCGCCCTCGCCGCCGCCGCGAGCGGCCGGCACGTCTTCCCGCTCATCCCCTACGGCAAGCGCCCCGCCGTCAAAAACTGGGAAAGCCGCGCCACCCTCGACCCCAGCCGGATCCGCCGATGCTGGAGCACCAGGCAGTACAACGTCGGCATCGCCTGCGGACCCTCCGGCCTGCTGGTGGTCGACCTTGACACCCCCAAGGACAGCGACGACACCCCACCCGAGGCGTGGGCGCTGCCCGGCATCCACGACGGCCATGACGTCTTCGCCGCGATCTGCGAACGCCACCGCCAGCCGCTGCCCGACGACACCTACACCGTCCGCAGCCCCGGCGGCAGCACCCATCTCTACTTCGCCGCCCTGCCCGGGGCCGGCCTGCGCAACACCCAGGGCCGCGACCGAGGCGGACTCGGCTGGAAGATCGACACCCGCGCGGGCGGCGGCCTGGTCGTCGCCGCGGGCAGCCTCACCCCCAAGGGCCCCTACACCACCGTCCGAGACGCCCCTGTGGCCCCGCTCCCCGACTGGCTCGCCACCCTGCTCACCCCCGCACCGCTGCCCCCGCAGAAGCCCGTCACTGTCCCGCTGCGCAGCGACGACCGCCGCTCCAAGTGGCTGCACGTCGCCATCAACGCCGAGATCCAGCGCGTTCTCACGTCCCCCGCCGACGGACA
Proteins encoded:
- a CDS encoding bifunctional DNA primase/polymerase codes for the protein MTANLLLTAALAAAASGRHVFPLIPYGKRPAVKNWESRATLDPSRIRRCWSTRQYNVGIACGPSGLLVVDLDTPKDSDDTPPEAWALPGIHDGHDVFAAICERHRQPLPDDTYTVRSPGGSTHLYFAALPGAGLRNTQGRDRGGLGWKIDTRAGGGLVVAAGSLTPKGPYTTVRDAPVAPLPDWLATLLTPAPLPPQKPVTVPLRSDDRRSKWLHVAINAEIQRVLTSPADGHNKALYLAAVALGQIVAGGGLTEAEVTTHLTTAAHQVGQKPGEIARTIASGLKAGARRPRTLAA